In bacterium, the genomic window CCAGCTGTTTCCTTTTCTTCTCTTGAGGAGGTCCTTGTCTTTGTTCCATAAATCACCCAAGATATGCCGCCTTTACCTCTTCGTTTTTAATAAGAAGGGAGGTTTTACCTTCTAAAACAATTCTTCCTACCTCAAGGATATAAGCCCTATCTGCAATTTCTAATGATTTATGGGCATTTTGCTCTACGAGAAGAATAGGGATTCCCCTTTTGTTTATTTCCTTAATTGTGATAAATATCTTTTCTACGAGCATAGGAGCAATACCCATAGATGGCTCATCCAAAAGGAGGAGCTTTGGTTTTGCCATAATTGCCCTTCCTAAAGCCAGCATCTGCTGCTCCCCTCCACTCAATGTTCCTCCCAATTGATGAAGCCTCTCTTTCAAAATTGGAAATAGGGAAAATACCCTTTCCATCCCTTCTTTTATCCATTTTTTATTAAGCAAAAATGCACCCATCTTTAGGTTTTCAGCTACACTTAACCTTGGAAATATCTTTCTTCCCTCTGGCACATGGATTATTCCCAGCTTGGTAATCTGATGGGGAGGAACCTGGTTA contains:
- a CDS encoding ABC transporter ATP-binding protein, coding for MLEIVKLFVSYGKVEVLKGISLFVDEKEIVAILGANGAGKTTLLKTISGILSPSKGEIRFFGERINQVPPHQITKLGIIHVPEGRKIFPRLSVAENLKMGAFLLNKKWIKEGMERVFSLFPILKERLHQLGGTLSGGEQQMLALGRAIMAKPKLLLLDEPSMGIAPMLVEKIFITIKEINKRGIPILLVEQNAHKSLEIADRAYILEVGRIVLEGKTSLLIKNEEVKAAYLG